In the genome of Caenorhabditis elegans chromosome IV, the window CGCAAAATGATAGGACTCAAATCGGTATTATTTATCATTATTTATATTTAGGTATTATTTatcagtggaaaatttttgagtttagaaaaaaatttaacagaaGAATAGTAGTTtctaaaagcaaaaaaaaaaaacacaaagaaGAGTGAATATTAAGAgattgattgaaattttaaatttgtttctttttcggttttttgtggcaatgtttttcattcaaacaAAATGTAATCATTTTCTGTAATCAATActaaaaatcacgaaaactggaaaaacaagaattttctgttaattgtaattaatttatcaaatttgtgAAGTAATTCAACTTTAACTTGGCTTTTCCAACTCTgctagatttaaaaaaaaacttttcacaaacGGACTGTATAAtcgaaattctaattttggaagttgttttacactaaatttgaaagtgcaaaaaaatttttggattcacgttttttcaaaatactttcCGGATTTTGAAAtccagtttccaaaaattaagtGCCTGAAACTTTTCCTTCTACCCCAAAGAAATACTTTCCTGCCCTCTTTCAATTCTGTCCCCTTACTCCCACTTGAGactcacttttgaaaatttgaagaatgcTATTAGTCAATGAGCTCCGCCAGAGCTCAATAACATAAacttactttttctttttttcagctcgTCTCTTTTTTGGAATCTAATTTACTCGGGATACTATGAATGACCTAGCTGGtgtatttaaactttttttgggcagtttttgaaatataatttttttaccgtttcaaaacatttttttggttttaagaaaaatgatgtttggtaattttttttgaaaaaaaaattctgtttcaGAGAActggtaaatttttttggaactctGTAAATTCATTAAGCGTTCGCTTGCACACACTTTGTAAATTGAAGCAGCCGACcaattactatttttttgtaattataaTAAAGCATAAACCATAAtgctgaaacagtaaatttattgaaaatttaaaataaattttatcgaataccgtttttttttaataattttaactaaaattacTAGTTTTGACCACTTTTTCGTGTCGCAGCaattgaaatttggttttttcttaaatcatcgtcatttattgcatattttgatgGACCCTTCCTCGTTATTCATTGATTAAAGTACTTTTaagaaaatgaccaaaattaatcaaatttcgactttttcgactttaaatatatttttcaatcaatgaAGGGAGATCATAttcgcatttgaaaaaaatgaggtcAAATTGACTCCGACCGCTGATTGGaggtttttatcaaatttggaaatttttaaagaagtttCGTTATGtaatttgtttatttgaacACATTTTGTGTGTAAATATCTAGTAACTTGacacataaaaaatgtttttagtaTTTCACATTTGAAGGAtcgtttattgatttttcggattGCAATAAACTATAAATCGCAAtgctgaaacagttttttttttgaaaatttgaaatacattttttgctgttttagcttgtttttttaaactcaatattttaacatttaacATTAATTCCGGGACGCTGAATATtcgcattaaaaaaatgtaatttttcgatacaaaaaatgtaaatactccctgcattttttttcaaaaatacctcCCTTGTTATTTGTTTTCCTTTCTCTTTGTCTTCCAAACTTATTGGCCCAACTTAGAATAATTGATAGCTATTCGAAATCCCcggttttttttgtgcctGTTTGTCTTTTTTTCCCGCCTGAAAGTGGCTCCGCCGCCAAAAAGTCATCATCAACATCATCAACTCGCGGtttgtttctttctttttgcaGGAGAccccaaaaaatgtaaaaagtgctcaaaaatgcaTAAGGCGCCTGCTTTTCATACGACATCTGACAATTGTTTCTTGTGTTTCTTGTGCTTTTGGGTTTCTTAGGTTCAGAtaggaaatctgaaaatgtgaagaaaaacatgtttcacataggttttttctcgaattctgCACGTTTTATCGGAGcgaaaaaccataaaaaaatattcactgTTTCGGTAGCTTTTTATATTATAATTTAAACATTGCAATACGATACTTCTTCGACTAAACCCAATCATATTtctaaactcaaaaaaaagtttaattttccattttgtattcatttaaaatatattcaaactTTGTGGAACTTCCAAATAgtcatttgtatttttttcaaagagttCACTGTTTTCATCTAGTTTTCATAATTATCAACTTTCTTTTTAATATAGTTTTCTGAGAATATGACGATGAACttccaattttaataattCCCAGGTACATTTCTGGTTTGCAAtccttgaaaaaagttaaatttccgtcaaaatgAATATGGTCAGGATCCGTCATATAATGGAGATGCGGCGTGCTTGTAAGGCGCCGCCACTTCTTCCGCCGAAGCTtagaaagtgagtttttttcttttttcactgTACCCGCAATGTGTAAGGCGCAGATCCTACTGCTCTTTAGAGACCTTGGAAGCGCCCGAGACCTCGCGGGTTTTATACTGAACCCGCATGGTGTCGGCCGCTAACACATTCAACTTCCAGAGAAGGCTCAGAAAGTACGGATCGTCGTGGTGTCAAGGATGTGATGGACATAACATTCCGCGTGAACACTCTGGTTCCAGAAAGATTCCCCACGAGCAGCTACTTTTTCCATTTGTACGAGAGCCAGGACTCGTCGGAAGGACCCTGGAATTTGGTTAGCACCCTTTTGAAGtagtttttcttaaatttttttacaagaaataCCCTCACActtattaacaatttttaatgatccGTGCTACTTCTTATCAATGTAGTGAAAcgggaagttttttttctaattttttaaaacccaaTTTTCTCTAGCTCGTGTTATTGCCCACCCAGGTCAACGTAATATAGAATTCCATGCATGTTTTAGTCCGTTTTTTGTGTTCTTGACAAGTTCTGGGAATTCCCAATTCTCATGATTGACAGGTTCCAAAAGGTTCAAGGTTTCCAGATCTCTGAAACCGAACGACTTGGCACCAATGACGTGGCATGTTTGgatgattttttggcaattgagTTCAGTTTCGAGAGGCTGCAATGGTTTAAAATGGAGATGTAAGAACTTTTTTgtgattattaaaaaaaaaactttaatttaaaaaaaatttagatctGAAATCTCTGAAAACGGAATGAAAATGTCCAAGGCGTCGGAGATTTTCACAATTGCTCAAGTTTGCTCGGGACCCGTCATTTTTCCACTGgtgtgagttttttatttatttaatgaaaatggaaatgcaTGCTCTCGGcgatgaaaaaataacaaaaatttctgtttcaagaaatttgtaaaaatttgtgCCATATTTTTATAACAATATTTTCTATTCATTATGAAGACTCCAATTAAAACGTgcttaaaactttaaaaaaaccttttttttttaatttcaataacaaCGAAATTAACAATTCATTCCATATGTAATATAAACTAGTTGAAACGGATGAAATCTCTACAGTGACCAATCTGGGTACCGTACCTCGGAAGTTGAAATCTGGAGCCAACTCCGTGACCGCCCACAGCCAATTGTAATGCAGTTGGAAGCGAAGAACTTGTCGACAAAATTGGTCTCTTCCAATtcaaatgtaagttttttttccatggAAAAACAGGCAAATTTAAGTGCCCGACACTTGCCGGGacctatcaattttttgttttaataaccCAAAGTCCAtcgaaatatcaaaatgtacaatttttgGTTGTCCTATATGCAAAagttgaaacaatatttttttcagatttagaTAAAAACTCATTAAAACTATTTCAGGTATACATAGAAGTTTACAAAGTAGAAGATGACCAAAAACGTATGTTATATCGTGGAGAAGTAGTGAAACAGACGAAAATGACGTGGCGGCCGTTCACAATTCAATCGGATGACTTGTACGGAAATGATGGGAATGAGTGGGTTTTTGTGTTGctgtaaaaattagaatacaaaaaatatgcaGCTCATGTGTTATGGCTCTTGTGAAACAAGTTttgctacaaaaattttttgtactgTTTCAAGGAAGTATcttaaattttgcatttttcatgaaaaatattaacgCTTGGTTATGGTTATAGTTGGAGTGTATACTTTAcaatttgattcaaattttcagaagccaAATTGAAATAGTATGCATCAGTGAAGAGGACAAAGAGGGAATAATTGGTCAGACAGTGGTAACCATGGAAGTTGCAAGATCTATGGAGACTATTATGGTGAGTTCGAGTGCAGTGAAACCACTGATTCGTGTTGTTTCGTTCTGATCTTAAGCTAATAGTGAAACAgtataatttgaaagtttttgtttaaacTAACTTTTAGGAAACTAACTGGAATCAATAAAACGTTATATTTGTCACTAAATGGTCAACtaaaatgatattttaaaggaaaaaaataacaaaaaaaatttctcgaatatttcaaattcttatGTGGTTGTCCtgtttttttcggtgaaaaagtttttcggTGACATCCCTAGCCGTGGAaggataaaaaaaattaacaaatttttctgcAGTTTCATCAACCTTTTAAatgtaattgtttttaataattttagttCCATGGAAATATATGCTGACTGCTTCAGAAAAGTATCAAATAGTGGTGgtagaatataaaaaatattcgttGTTTTCTTCAGGTAGtaagttttaatttccagTTTAAATGTATTCTTGAATAttagctaaaaattaaaatcaacttattttagttttgaaacagcaatttttaagtttatttaaatttcagctctACAACGAAACCTACAAACAAGGCAGAAAACCCATTGGAGAAGTCCGTTTATGCCGTTACCAACAACTTCGCGTGTGTTCTTTTCTCGACTACATCCGCTCGGGAACAAGTCTCAAGTTCGGAATtgctatcgatttttccattcGAGACCCACAAAATGTGACAAATATGGATTATCAGCAATATTCAAATGATATTGAATTCGTTGTTCGAAGCCTTGGCGACACTTTGGAACCTTTTAATCCAACAAATTCTTGGCTTTCCTATGGTTTTGGAGCAAAGATTCCACCGCATTACAGGgattccaataatttttgtttgtctCTGGATGCAGATGCCACGTGTCAAGGGGTCAATGGAGTGTTGGGAGCATTTGCAAAGAGCCATCAACATGTACATCCACTGTCAGGAGCCAAGTTTTCACAGATTATATATCATTTGGCGAAGTGAGTAGTTGTCTATGTTATTTTCGAGCTTGCCCCgtaagatgtcggccgctgcaTATACTATTTTCAGACAAGCCCAAAACAACTTCAACCGAGCCAATGAGCCACCCAGTTACTACGTGCTCTTTATAATTACACGTGGAAGTATTGAGGATCTCAAGGAAACTGTACAGGCGGCTATTTTTGCATCGAAAGCTCCAATTTCTATAGTTTTTGTTGGTAAGTCGCCCGCTTATGTCTTGTGGCCGACATCTGACGAGTTGcctaaattttggcaaaactcGTTAGATGTCGGGCGCATCCAACTGAGTTACTTCCGGTAATGTTTCATGTAGTTATTAAGGCCATTTCACTTAATTTCACTACATTCAATTAGTCGATTTTGATctgtttcatcaaaaaatattcaggtGTCGGCTGTGAAGGTTTGGATGAGATTGAACGAATGGGAAATGCGGGAAAACGATTAGAGTATCAGGGACGGAAAAGTG includes:
- the cpna-4 gene encoding Copine C-terminal domain-containing protein (Confirmed by transcript evidence) gives rise to the protein MNMVRIRHIMEMRRACKAPPLLPPKLRKEGSESTDRRGVKDVMDITFRVNTLVPERFPTSSYFFHLYESQDSSEGPWNLISETERLGTNDVACLDDFLAIEFSFERLQWFKMEISEISENGMKMSKASEIFTIAQVCSGPVIFPLVDQSGYRTSEVEIWSQLRDRPQPIVMQLEAKNLSTKLVSSNSNVYIEVYKVEDDQKRMLYRGEVVKQTKMTWRPFTIQSDDLYGNDGNESQIEIVCISEEDKEGIIGQTVVTMEVARSMETIMLYNETYKQGRKPIGEVRLCRYQQLRVCSFLDYIRSGTSLKFGIAIDFSIRDPQNVTNMDYQQYSNDIEFVVRSLGDTLEPFNPTNSWLSYGFGAKIPPHYRDSNNFCLSLDADATCQGVNGVLGAFAKSHQHVHPLSGAKFSQIIYHLAKQAQNNFNRANEPPSYYVLFIITRGSIEDLKETVQAAIFASKAPISIVFVGVGCEGLDEIERMGNAGKRLEYQGRKSERDNLQFVNATKTRLECDNYSDMTNAFLEKALQQIPWQCSTFYMQNHVLPGKSAEENNSSGSLMVPSSSRRPSSAYGQQGDEEDVRMSTSNSAEQTSSRRSRLSNAVRSLTLDDSR